The Sphingomonas sp. LY54 genome includes a region encoding these proteins:
- a CDS encoding DUF2171 domain-containing protein: MAHRDRTYGSSTHGDRGRDDRWGGGSGHRARRDDDHRSLLERIEAKLNRLFGDDDDQHRSRYQGGGYEGTRSYGDRGGRFESRPGWGDERTGYAMSEGERDEDPFTPAHRVDAPGYDASFAGPRFDRVDVGSTGTHGAHPVSSVYGAGYGIAAMGGAGGGDYARERMMRQRSRGDRGGGISDHSYSEWRRRQIEALDSDYDEYRREHQSKFEQEFHGWREKRQGQRSSMGRVTEHMEVLGSDGSHVGTVDAVKGDRIILTKSDEAAGGRHHSIPCSWIESVDDKVTINKSADEAHRAWRDEENNRALFEREDQGSEGPHVLDRSFRGTY; encoded by the coding sequence ATGGCCCATCGCGACAGGACTTACGGCAGCAGCACCCACGGGGATCGCGGCCGCGACGACCGCTGGGGCGGCGGCAGCGGCCATCGCGCGCGCCGCGACGACGATCACCGCAGCCTGCTCGAACGGATCGAGGCCAAACTCAACCGCCTGTTCGGCGACGACGACGACCAACACCGCAGCCGCTATCAGGGCGGCGGCTACGAAGGCACCCGCTCCTATGGCGATCGCGGCGGCCGCTTCGAGAGCCGGCCCGGCTGGGGCGACGAGCGCACTGGCTACGCGATGAGCGAGGGCGAGCGCGACGAGGACCCGTTCACCCCCGCCCATCGCGTCGATGCGCCCGGCTATGATGCAAGCTTCGCCGGGCCGCGTTTCGACCGGGTCGACGTCGGCAGCACCGGCACCCACGGCGCCCATCCGGTGTCGTCCGTCTATGGCGCGGGCTATGGCATCGCCGCGATGGGCGGCGCCGGCGGCGGTGATTATGCGCGCGAACGGATGATGCGCCAGCGCAGCCGCGGCGACCGCGGCGGCGGCATCAGCGACCATTCCTATTCGGAGTGGCGCCGCCGCCAGATCGAGGCGCTCGACAGCGACTATGACGAATATCGCCGCGAGCATCAGTCGAAATTCGAGCAGGAATTCCATGGCTGGCGCGAGAAGAGGCAGGGCCAGCGCTCGTCGATGGGCCGCGTCACCGAGCATATGGAGGTGCTCGGATCGGACGGCAGCCATGTCGGCACGGTCGACGCGGTGAAGGGCGATCGCATCATCCTCACCAAGAGCGACGAGGCCGCCGGCGGCCGCCACCACTCGATCCCTTGTTCGTGGATCGAAAGCGTCGACGACAAGGTGACGATCAACAAGAGCGCCGACGAAGCGCACCGGGCCTGGCGCGACGAGGAGAATAACCGCGCTCTGTTCGAACGCGAGGACCAGGGCAGCGAGGGCCCGCACGTGCTCGACCGCAGCTTCCGCGGCACCTACTGA
- a CDS encoding NADP-dependent oxidoreductase, giving the protein MTGTRAWHLKARPTGLPTMDNFELKELPAEPLGDNMVRVANGWLSVDPYMRGRMNDVKSYVPPFEVGAPLQGGAVGTVVESRSPDFREGDKVFHMLGWREQATGPAEAFHKVPAMGVADSQWLGNLGLTGATAYFGLLRVAEAKEGDIVFVSAAAGAVGSAVVQIAKAKGMTVIGSAGGADKCEWVKALGADAVVDYKAQPIVKGLMEAAPKGIDVYFDNVGGDHLDAAFAAARNNARFAICGMIEGYNAGPPPAFRYIMRVIAARIRMQGFIYTDYLAEMPDFYRDMGSWTAAGKMQSRETIRDGIDATPQAFLDLFSGGNTGKMLVRL; this is encoded by the coding sequence ATGACCGGCACGCGCGCATGGCATTTGAAGGCGAGGCCCACAGGCCTGCCGACGATGGACAATTTCGAGCTGAAGGAGCTGCCGGCCGAGCCGCTCGGCGACAATATGGTCCGCGTCGCCAATGGGTGGCTGTCGGTCGACCCCTATATGCGCGGCCGCATGAACGACGTGAAGAGCTACGTGCCCCCGTTCGAGGTCGGCGCTCCGCTCCAGGGCGGCGCGGTCGGGACCGTGGTCGAATCGCGCTCGCCCGATTTCCGGGAAGGCGACAAGGTCTTCCACATGCTCGGCTGGCGCGAGCAGGCGACCGGCCCCGCCGAGGCCTTCCACAAGGTGCCCGCAATGGGCGTCGCGGATTCGCAATGGCTCGGCAATCTCGGCCTGACCGGCGCGACCGCTTATTTCGGCCTCCTCCGCGTCGCCGAGGCGAAGGAAGGCGACATCGTCTTCGTCTCCGCCGCGGCCGGCGCGGTCGGATCGGCCGTGGTCCAGATCGCCAAGGCCAAGGGCATGACCGTCATCGGCTCGGCCGGCGGCGCCGACAAATGCGAATGGGTGAAGGCGCTCGGCGCCGACGCGGTGGTCGACTACAAGGCGCAGCCGATCGTGAAGGGCCTGATGGAAGCCGCGCCCAAGGGAATCGACGTCTATTTCGACAATGTCGGCGGCGATCATCTCGACGCCGCCTTCGCCGCCGCGCGCAACAATGCCCGCTTCGCCATCTGCGGCATGATCGAGGGCTACAATGCCGGGCCGCCGCCCGCCTTCCGCTACATCATGCGGGTGATCGCCGCGCGCATCCGCATGCAGGGCTTCATCTACACCGATTATCTGGCCGAAATGCCCGATTTCTATCGCGACATGGGCAGCTGGACCGCAGCGGGCAAGATGCAGTCGCGCGAGACGATCCGCGACGGCATCGATGCGACGCCCCAGGCTTTCCTCGATCTGTTCAGCGGCGGCAATACCGGCAAGATGCTGGTCCGGCTCTAG
- a CDS encoding VOC family protein produces the protein MPRIEGLLETALYVADLDRSAAFFRDVIGLAPMFENERLVAFDAGRQGVLLLFHEGASRDDMESRSGVVPGHDGRGPLHMAFAIAEDSYDEWHRHLVARDIPIRGEMRWPRGGRSLYFEDPDGHVLEVATPGLWPNY, from the coding sequence ATGCCGAGGATCGAAGGGCTGCTCGAGACCGCGCTCTACGTCGCCGACCTCGACCGCTCGGCCGCCTTCTTCCGCGACGTGATCGGCCTCGCGCCGATGTTCGAGAATGAGCGGCTGGTCGCCTTCGACGCCGGCCGGCAGGGCGTGCTGCTGCTGTTCCACGAGGGCGCGTCGCGCGACGACATGGAGAGCCGAAGCGGGGTCGTGCCCGGCCATGACGGGCGCGGCCCGCTCCACATGGCGTTCGCGATTGCCGAGGATTCCTATGACGAATGGCACCGCCACCTCGTCGCGCGCGACATCCCGATCCGCGGCGAGATGCGCTGGCCGCGCGGCGGCCGCAGCCTCTATTTCGAGGATCCCGACGGCCACGTCCTCGAAGTCGCCACCCCGGGCCTCTGGCCGAATTACTAA
- a CDS encoding UdgX family uracil-DNA binding protein (This protein belongs to the uracil DNA glycosylase superfamily, members of which act in excision repair of DNA. However, it belongs more specifically to UdgX branch, whose founding member was found to bind uracil in DNA (where it does not belong), without cleaving it, appears to promote DNA repair by a pathway involving RecA, rather than base excision.), protein MRSVRLAHEEDFDGWRDAARALALAGVPAAEVSWQVGADGGDLFGDEAIVPAAGAPAFAVPRPFVELARAAICHSDPVRFALLYALLLRVRAHPHAMEDQADPLLRNLELMAKDVRRDMHKMHAFVRFREVESEGGTRYVAWFEPDHHIVRANAGFFVRRFANMAWSILTPELCAHWDGAGLSFSPGATRADAPDGDPVEETWKTYYASIFNPARVKVKAMTKEMPRKYWKNMPETALVGQLLAGAQAREAEMVERSRSKAAEGGLARAAAAEKRIEPGGNVRAAWEALLVEARGCTRCDLYRCGTQTVFGEGPLDARILFVGEQPGDQEDLAGRPFVGPAGQLFDRALAEAGVDRSAAYVTNAVKHFKFEQRGKRRIHAKPNGGEIDACRWWIEQERALIRPPLTVALGATAARSIFGKTVTIGAMRGRAHQAPNGDEAWITVHPSFLLRVRDNREEEYARFVADLRGIGERARALARTD, encoded by the coding sequence ATGCGCTCGGTTCGGCTCGCCCATGAGGAAGATTTCGACGGCTGGCGCGACGCGGCGCGGGCGCTCGCGCTGGCGGGCGTGCCGGCTGCCGAGGTGAGCTGGCAGGTTGGTGCGGATGGGGGCGACCTGTTCGGCGATGAGGCCATCGTGCCGGCGGCGGGCGCGCCGGCCTTCGCGGTGCCGCGACCGTTCGTCGAACTCGCCCGCGCCGCGATCTGCCATTCGGATCCCGTGCGCTTCGCCTTGCTCTATGCCTTGCTGCTGCGCGTTCGTGCCCACCCGCACGCGATGGAGGACCAGGCCGACCCGCTGCTGCGCAATCTCGAGCTGATGGCCAAGGACGTGCGCCGCGACATGCACAAGATGCACGCCTTCGTCCGCTTCCGCGAGGTCGAGAGCGAGGGCGGCACGCGCTACGTCGCCTGGTTCGAGCCGGACCACCATATCGTCCGCGCCAACGCGGGCTTCTTCGTCCGCCGCTTCGCCAACATGGCCTGGTCGATCCTGACGCCGGAATTGTGTGCGCATTGGGACGGGGCGGGGCTGAGCTTCTCGCCCGGCGCCACGCGCGCCGACGCGCCGGACGGCGATCCTGTCGAGGAGACGTGGAAGACCTATTACGCTTCGATCTTCAATCCGGCGCGGGTGAAGGTGAAGGCGATGACCAAGGAGATGCCGCGCAAATATTGGAAAAACATGCCCGAGACCGCGTTGGTCGGGCAGTTGCTGGCAGGAGCGCAGGCGCGCGAGGCGGAGATGGTGGAGCGGTCACGCAGCAAGGCGGCGGAAGGCGGGCTCGCCCGCGCGGCGGCCGCCGAGAAGAGGATCGAGCCGGGCGGCAACGTCCGCGCCGCCTGGGAGGCTTTGCTGGTCGAGGCGCGGGGCTGCACCCGCTGCGACCTCTACCGGTGCGGCACCCAGACCGTGTTCGGCGAAGGGCCGCTCGACGCCAGGATCCTGTTCGTCGGCGAGCAGCCGGGCGACCAGGAGGATCTGGCCGGCCGTCCGTTCGTCGGCCCGGCCGGGCAATTGTTCGACCGCGCGCTGGCGGAGGCCGGCGTGGACCGATCCGCCGCCTACGTCACCAATGCGGTCAAGCATTTCAAGTTCGAGCAGCGCGGCAAGCGCCGCATCCACGCCAAGCCCAATGGCGGGGAGATCGACGCCTGCCGCTGGTGGATCGAGCAGGAGCGGGCCTTGATCCGGCCGCCACTGACGGTCGCGCTCGGCGCCACCGCCGCTCGATCGATCTTCGGCAAGACGGTGACGATCGGCGCCATGCGCGGCCGCGCGCACCAGGCGCCCAACGGCGACGAGGCTTGGATCACCGTCCACCCGAGCTTCCTGCTGCGCGTCCGCGACAATCGCGAGGAGGAATATGCGCGCTTCGTCGCCGACCTGCGCGGCATCGGCGAGCGCGCCAGGGCGCTCGCCCGCACGGATTAG
- a CDS encoding putative DNA modification/repair radical SAM protein, which produces MSRLDTREKLAILADAAKYDASCASSGSVKRNSVGGKGIGSTEGMGICHAYAPDGRCISLLKILLTNSCIFDCHYCINRKSSNVRRARFTAAEVVQLTLAFYRRNYIEGLFLSSGIIRSSNYTMEQIVEVARSLREDHDFRGYIHLKTIPDADPELVHKAGLHADRVSINVELPTESGLKRLAPEKDGVRIESAMDGMKASIEAGHDEKKRFKAAPAFAPAGQSTQMIVGADSANDGEIVQRASGLYDRFALRRVYYSAFSPIPDASAILPLKRPPLMREHRLYQSDWLMRFYGFKPAEVVAATDADGMLPLDIDPKLAWALKYRGQFPVDVNRAPREMLLRVPGLGVKAVDKIVASRRWRRLTLDDVGRLTVSVAKIRPFICAEGWQPVALTDRADLRQRLRPKTEQLELFRA; this is translated from the coding sequence ATGTCCCGGCTCGATACACGCGAGAAACTCGCCATCCTGGCCGACGCGGCCAAATATGATGCGTCCTGCGCCTCGTCGGGGTCGGTGAAACGCAACAGCGTCGGCGGCAAGGGGATCGGGTCGACCGAAGGGATGGGCATCTGCCACGCTTATGCGCCCGACGGCCGCTGCATCTCGCTGCTGAAGATATTGCTGACCAACAGCTGCATCTTCGACTGCCATTATTGCATCAACCGCAAGAGCTCGAACGTGCGGCGAGCGCGCTTCACCGCCGCGGAAGTGGTCCAGCTCACGCTCGCTTTCTACCGGCGCAATTATATCGAGGGGCTCTTCCTCTCATCGGGTATCATCCGCTCGTCCAACTACACGATGGAGCAAATCGTCGAGGTCGCGCGCAGCCTGCGCGAGGACCATGATTTCCGCGGCTACATCCATCTGAAGACGATCCCGGACGCCGATCCGGAGCTGGTGCACAAGGCCGGGCTCCATGCCGATCGCGTGTCGATCAACGTCGAGCTCCCGACAGAAAGCGGCCTGAAGCGGCTGGCGCCCGAGAAGGACGGGGTGAGGATCGAAAGCGCGATGGACGGAATGAAGGCGTCGATCGAGGCCGGCCATGACGAGAAGAAGCGCTTCAAGGCCGCGCCCGCCTTTGCTCCGGCGGGGCAATCGACGCAGATGATCGTGGGAGCGGACAGCGCCAATGACGGCGAGATCGTGCAGCGCGCGAGCGGCCTCTACGACCGCTTCGCGCTGCGGCGCGTCTATTATTCCGCGTTCAGCCCGATCCCCGACGCGAGCGCGATCCTGCCGCTGAAGCGGCCGCCTTTGATGCGCGAGCACCGGCTCTACCAGTCGGACTGGCTGATGCGCTTCTACGGCTTCAAGCCGGCCGAAGTGGTGGCGGCGACCGATGCGGACGGCATGCTGCCGCTCGATATCGATCCCAAGCTCGCCTGGGCCCTGAAATATCGCGGGCAATTCCCGGTCGACGTCAATCGCGCGCCGCGCGAGATGCTGCTGCGCGTGCCCGGCCTGGGGGTGAAGGCAGTCGACAAGATCGTCGCGTCGCGGCGCTGGCGGCGGCTCACCCTCGACGATGTCGGCCGGCTGACCGTGTCGGTGGCGAAGATCCGGCCGTTCATCTGCGCCGAGGGCTGGCAACCGGTGGCACTCACCGACCGCGCCGACCTGCGCCAGCGCCTGCGGCCGAAGACGGAACAGCTGGAGCTGTTCAGGGCTTGA
- a CDS encoding outer membrane beta-barrel protein gives MKKIVLASVAALAFATPSFAADFTGPRVGGNVGLADEKLVGDGAFTYGAEVGYDHALAENAIVGITAEIQDTDDTGRELALTARVGGLVNNTALVYILGGYTNLNAAGFNFEGFKIGAGVEVAVTEQAFVKFEHRYANYDSGVKYHQNLVGVGFRF, from the coding sequence ATGAAGAAGATTGTTCTCGCGTCCGTTGCGGCGCTCGCTTTCGCTACGCCGTCTTTCGCGGCCGATTTCACCGGCCCGCGCGTCGGCGGCAATGTCGGCCTGGCCGACGAGAAGCTCGTCGGTGACGGCGCTTTCACCTACGGCGCCGAGGTCGGTTACGACCACGCGCTCGCCGAAAATGCGATCGTCGGCATCACCGCCGAGATCCAGGACACGGACGACACCGGCCGCGAGCTGGCCCTGACCGCCCGCGTCGGCGGCCTCGTTAACAACACGGCCCTCGTCTACATCCTGGGCGGCTACACCAACCTCAACGCCGCCGGCTTCAACTTCGAAGGCTTCAAGATCGGCGCCGGCGTCGAAGTTGCCGTCACCGAGCAGGCGTTCGTCAAGTTCGAGCATCGCTACGCGAACTACGATTCCGGTGTGAAGTACCACCAGAACCTGGTCGGCGTCGGCTTCCGCTTCTAA
- a CDS encoding dodecin has translation MSDNVYKIIEIVGSSATSIEDAISGAVSRAATTIRDIRWFEVKETRGHVEGGKVAHYQVTLRIGFTLAD, from the coding sequence ATGAGCGACAATGTTTACAAGATCATCGAGATCGTCGGCAGCTCGGCGACGAGCATCGAGGACGCGATCTCGGGCGCGGTGAGCCGCGCGGCCACCACGATCCGCGACATACGCTGGTTCGAGGTCAAGGAGACGCGCGGCCATGTCGAGGGCGGCAAGGTCGCGCATTACCAGGTGACGCTGCGGATCGGCTTCACGCTCGCCGATTAA
- a CDS encoding demethoxyubiquinone hydroxylase family protein: MAEPQAAAPGGNNMNPRPPGWRPGDARADIGSMIRVDQAGEYGATRIYAGHLAVLGNRHPAARSIARMAAQEERHLRHFDAMIHDRGVRPTLLQPVWNVAGHALGAVTAFLSPNAAMACTAAVETEIDKHYADQLEALGNDDPDLSATIAEFQAEELEHRETAIAAGAEQALGYPVLSAFIRAGCRAAIALSKRI, from the coding sequence ATGGCTGAGCCTCAGGCGGCCGCGCCCGGCGGCAACAATATGAACCCGCGCCCGCCCGGCTGGCGCCCCGGCGACGCGCGCGCCGACATCGGCTCTATGATCCGCGTCGACCAGGCCGGCGAATATGGCGCGACCCGCATCTATGCCGGCCATCTCGCCGTGCTCGGCAACCGCCACCCGGCGGCGCGCTCGATCGCCCGCATGGCGGCGCAGGAGGAACGCCACCTGCGCCATTTCGACGCGATGATCCACGATCGCGGCGTCCGACCGACATTGCTCCAGCCGGTCTGGAACGTCGCCGGCCACGCGCTCGGCGCGGTGACCGCCTTTCTGAGCCCGAACGCGGCCATGGCCTGCACCGCCGCGGTCGAGACCGAGATCGACAAACATTATGCCGACCAGCTCGAGGCGCTTGGCAACGACGATCCCGACCTGTCGGCGACGATCGCCGAATTCCAGGCCGAGGAACTGGAACATCGCGAGACCGCGATCGCCGCCGGCGCCGAGCAGGCGCTGGGCTATCCCGTTCTTTCCGCCTTCATCCGCGCCGGCTGCCGCGCCGCCATCGCACTTTCCAAGAGGATCTGA
- a CDS encoding disulfide bond formation protein B translates to MTSLDKARALALFVPAALLAGALGSQYIGGLHPCEMCHWQRWPHYAAVALALASFALRGSADKGRSFVWLAGLAILVSGLVGVYHAGVEAGIFEGLTQCSSIGAAGSAQDILADIMATPLVRCDQVQFSFLGISMAGWNAILSIGAAMVILWLSLRRPRPAATI, encoded by the coding sequence GTGACCAGTCTCGACAAAGCCAGGGCGCTCGCCTTGTTCGTGCCGGCGGCCTTGCTCGCCGGCGCGCTCGGCTCGCAATATATTGGCGGCCTCCACCCGTGCGAGATGTGCCACTGGCAGCGCTGGCCCCATTATGCCGCGGTCGCGCTGGCGCTGGCGTCGTTCGCGCTGCGCGGCAGCGCCGACAAGGGCCGCAGCTTCGTCTGGCTGGCCGGCCTGGCGATCCTCGTCAGCGGTCTGGTCGGCGTCTATCATGCCGGCGTCGAGGCGGGCATCTTCGAAGGCCTGACCCAGTGCAGTTCGATCGGCGCGGCTGGATCGGCGCAGGACATCCTCGCGGATATTATGGCGACGCCGCTCGTTCGTTGCGATCAGGTGCAGTTTTCGTTTCTCGGCATCTCGATGGCAGGGTGGAACGCCATCCTGTCGATCGGTGCGGCAATGGTGATCCTATGGCTGAGCCTCAGGCGGCCGCGCCCGGCGGCAACAATATGA
- a CDS encoding phosphatase PAP2 family protein — MTAKKKSARAGQALLDADAAAVDAVEPYRHAPPVKALAWYSELGDQPQMLSLSGAVLAAGLVRRDARMARAGGRMIAAHLLATAAKNFVKHRIDRTRPRGAVVARGDHKPKTGRNRAKEETSFPSGHSAGAIAVARAFSREYPEYQGAALAAAGLIALAQIPRCAHYPTDVAAGLALGAAAESAVDRLWPADPGSAASSKAAPVPA, encoded by the coding sequence ATGACCGCAAAGAAGAAGTCCGCCCGCGCCGGCCAGGCGCTGCTCGATGCCGATGCCGCCGCCGTCGACGCGGTCGAGCCCTATCGCCACGCGCCCCCGGTGAAGGCGCTCGCCTGGTATAGCGAGCTTGGCGACCAGCCCCAGATGCTCAGCCTTTCCGGAGCCGTGCTCGCCGCCGGCCTCGTCCGCCGCGACGCCCGCATGGCACGCGCCGGCGGGCGGATGATCGCCGCCCACCTGCTCGCCACCGCGGCCAAGAATTTCGTCAAGCACAGGATCGACCGGACGCGGCCACGCGGCGCCGTCGTCGCGCGCGGCGACCACAAGCCCAAGACCGGGCGCAACCGCGCCAAGGAGGAAACCAGTTTCCCCTCCGGCCACAGCGCCGGCGCGATCGCGGTCGCCCGCGCCTTTTCCCGCGAATATCCCGAGTACCAGGGCGCGGCGCTTGCGGCCGCCGGCCTGATCGCGCTCGCCCAGATCCCGCGCTGCGCCCATTATCCCACCGACGTCGCGGCCGGCCTTGCCCTCGGCGCCGCCGCGGAAAGCGCCGTCGACCGCCTGTGGCCGGCCGACCCCGGGTCCGCCGCATCTTCCAAAGCCGCGCCCGTCCCCGCATAA